In Danio aesculapii chromosome 17, fDanAes4.1, whole genome shotgun sequence, the sequence TGGAACAACACGCACAGGCGCACGTGGATTCTGTTCTTTCTCTTTTGATCATCGTTCGAGATGTTCGGGCACGATTTCTGCCTCGTGTCCGCTTTGCTGGCGGTTGCAGGTGCCGTCTTACCGACAGTGCTGCTGCTCGCGGTCTCGCGGCTGCTGTGGGAGTTCAGATGGAGCATCACCCGGGACAGGACGTGTAAACTCCCACTCCCGCAGGGATCCATGGGCTGGCCGCTCGTCGGAGAAACTTTCCACTGGCTTTTCCaggtaagacttttttttttttttttttttataataataataataataataataataataataataataataataataataataataataatcttttgaCTTTATCATTAGATTTTTCTAAAAGTAACACCTTTTCTAATCAGGTTTGAAATGGTGCTGCCCATATTAGGCTATATTGTGgaaatgttatattataattatatatatatatatatatatatatatatatatatatatatatatatatatatatatatatatatatatttatttttttttttttttttttttttttttttttttttttttgagtaaaatatattCTGAATTAGGcctatattacattttatattttaaataggctAGTACGGGGAAGAAGGCTACAACGCTTATTaggtttattcattttcttttaaaggcTACAGAAATGTTAATTAAACGAAAAGCAAACAAAACGTGATTCTGGGATaattaatgtgtcggtgctctttggataaGAGCATTTAGCTAACTGAACAAAATAGTTACTAAAGTTGTATGTCATATAATATAGCCTATGTATATACCATAAGTCAAAGTATATGGGTCTAAAATAGCGTTATAAACAAATAAGGAAAAGcaaattgttgtaaaaaaaaaaaaaattttattaatattcagaTGTATGCTGAtgacacatatatacatatatatatatatatatatatatatatataaatatatatatataaatatatacatatatatatatagatatatatatatatatatatatatatatatatatatatatatatatatatatatatatatatatatatatacatacatacaacctTTTTGTAAATTTTGAGATTGATAAAATCTTTGAAGAATATAAATGTCATGAAACCAACTGCTTAAATTTATGTACACtaggtaaaaaaaagaaatgtcatATTTCTACTTTACCAGCAaaccactatttatttatttttattcatcatttacATACAGTGGagcattttatttagcattttttgttatttcagtTCCACAGAGAAAGGACTTCTTTTCCAAAGCACCATTTTTAGTTAAATTTTTGCATTATATGCTACTCTAGAgtgttttattttgcattgtgTGATAAGGAAAAAGTTGCATTTTCCTGCAAACTATACTGTTTTATTTATAGCTTGTGTAGGCCTACATTGGAGTGttttatgttacattttacatgttatttcaGCATGTAATTTAAAAGGTAAAGAGTCTAATCTATGTGGTTTGCTTCATCTTTATCACTTATTAGTGATTTATGCACTTCATTTATTATTACTCACAAAATGTTTTCCAATAAAATATGAGACATataccttaacttttctgatttggactgtaatgtaatgatgtgcaccttttgtgaagctgcttcggaacgataattattgtaaaaagtgctcCACAAGAAAACttgaagtgaattgaacatataAACTAGTTCATCTACTATACAAATGCACACAGAAGATTATTCTCTGGCATGTGATAAATTGGTGAGGGTGTAATTCTACATGTAGTTAAAAACAGATATTTCACCTTGATTTCATGCACAGTTGCAGAACTGTTCAACCTGTTTCAGAGCatgtaaaataaaactgctaTACACTACCTCACAGACACAGAAGTATGAATAGTCCTGCTTAAACTCTGTTATGTTGTGACAGGGTTCCAGCTTTCACATCTCCAGACGAGAGAAACacggaaatgtttttaaaactcaCCTTTTGGGCAAACCCCTCATCCGAGTGACCGGTGCAGAAAACATCCGGAAGATTCTGCTGGGTGAACATACAGTGGTCTGCACACAGTGGCCACAGAGCACACGCATCATCCTGGGGCCCAACACTCTGGTAAACTCAGTTGGAGATCTGCACAAGAGGAAAAGAAAAGTAAGCTGAACGTCTTTCTTAATATCTTATTACTGATATATATCTTCTTGCTTCTAGTTTCTTTGAGCttgcaaaaacattttatttccagCCCTCACTGTTGCAATGAATAGTTATCCAATTGATTCATGAATTTATTATTTGCTTGCTAGATCCTTGCTAAAACGTTTAGTCGTGGGGCGCTAGAGGCATATCTGACTCGCCTTCAGGATGTCGTCAAGTCTGAAATTGCTAAATGGTGCACTGAGGCCGGGTCTGTGGAGGTTTACACCGCTGCCAAGTCACTCACATTCCGCATCGCCGTGCGAGTCCTGCTGGGTCTGCACCTGGAGGAGCAGCAAATCACTTATCTCTCCAAAACCTTTGAGCAGCTCATGAATAATCTCTTCTCTCTTCCTATTGACACCCCAGTTAGCGGCCTGCGCAAGGTGAGAATAACCATAGTTTCAGCCTTCCTTTACAAAATTTATGAGACAGATCactaaaaaatgacaatttactcacaatttactctccctcaaatggttccaaatctttttaagtatttattgttgttgttgttaaatagagaagataatattttgaaaatgttgttaACCGGTAGCCACTGACATAggcaaacaaatactatgaaagtcaacagttaccagtttccaacattctttaaaatgtcttcctttgtgttcatcagaagaaagaaactcaaacagatttgaaacaagtggaggaggagtaaatgatgacagaatttagatttttgggaaCTGTTTAACCCTTTAATTCCAACCATCAAAATTGTGATTGTGTTTCCTTATTTTTGGAATCTCTGAAATGATTTATGTTGATATGTTTgatcaaaaaatatacaatttgaaTTGCCCTCAATTGCCCACAAATTTCTGGTCCAGTGTTTTTGATACACTTAAAGCTATTAACATAAATCTAGACCCCAACCCCTTGACAGCCCTTTTTGGTATTTCAGAGAGAGTTATCTTGACTGTTGCATCTCGCCAGGTTATTTCTTTTCTACTCTTTTAGCTAGACGAGCAATACTTATAAATTGGAAACAGGTACTTCCTCCATTACATGACATGTGGATCCGAGAAATCTTTAGCTGCGTAAAACTTGATGCTTACTTTCAGGATCTCTTAAATCTTTTTACAAAACCTGGAACCCTGTTTTAGACTACTGCATATCAAAGACTTACCCTGTTCAGTTGATATCAGCtctaatacacagtaaataacTGGAAAGAGGAAATACTGCCTCCTTAACGCAAacttattttaatctttattattatatactcatgctttataattattattattattattttacatattttatttttctgttatttttttattttattttagtttttttaattttgaaaggATAGTGGGAAAATAAGAGAACTAAGACAGTCTGTAATATTtcctatgttgtattgtatactactatgtatggtcttgttaaacaccaaaaaaaagatgaaaaggtagatttaaaaaaatgcatcaatGTCACATGACTTAATTGTCACTATCATACAACTGAATAACAATGTAGTTTCGACTATGCTTCTCGCTGATCATAACTTAATTTatccaacataaaataaaaggaaaaatagtgtttgtgttttagggAAGGGTAAAGATTAACATTCAAGTACTCAaatcaaaaaaagtattttgcagaatcaagcaaaataaatatttttagatcaatacatacataaacagtcacactttacaatagttCATTGGTTAATGttattactaacatgaactaataatgaataatacttgtacagcatttattaaatcagAGTTAAACATTTAGTAATGCGTCATTAAAATCCaagttcatgcttgttaacatgagTTAATATGGACTAACAAGGAACAATACTGATAAATGAATACTGTAATACAtgtattgctcattgtttgttcGAGTTTGTGAACATTAACTACtacaaccttattttaaagtgttaccaagtaaATGAATGTCAAAATCTTGGTTGCTTTGAAAAAGGTGACCCCAGTCTGTTTGATTTATTCTAGGGAATCAGAGCTCGTGAGATTCTGCACTCTGCCATGGAGAAGATCATAGAGGAGAAGCTGAAAAAACAGCAAGCCAGCGATTACTGCGATGCTTTTGACTACATGCTGAGCAGTGCGAGGGAAAATGACTATGAACTTACAATGCAAGAGCTCAAGGTAAACCTTAAGACTCCAAATCTAAAAATATTGTGTGCTAGCTTTTTACTACACCCAGGTTTATAATGACTATAATGTCTTTCACTGAAATATGCTTATGTACCAAAAATCTTGTCAGGAGTATTTAGTGCAAGAATCATTTGATCACATATTAAACAATGCCATTaaaggatcacagtgcagcaaCAAAACTctaatttattgtcatttaacatattattttatttttcattattttaaaaagcactaggATATACCCATTTGTAAGCAAAaagtcaaaactgaaaattctatcatcatttactcttcctccacttgttccaaactggtttgagattttttttcttcttctgttgaacacaaaagaagatattctgaagaatgttggttacCAGTAGCCATTTATATTCATACTGTGGATGTTAATGGCTATCGGTTTCCAAaatgtgttcaacataaaaaacacttgagggggagtaaatgctaaataatagttcacttttgggtgaacgttccctttaattatttaaatataatacttGCATGAtcacttattattttaaagaattagAAACCAGTAGTCTTGCTCAGAATTAGCATGCTTTATTTAGCATACTTTGTTAAGCGAAATGATAATGGAACATACTTTGAccaaatatattcatattatattttctcaaaggttatttaaaatgtgaaatcagccattagacattttttttttttaaaaatgagatttaaacataaatgaataaattaaataaatacataaacaaataaacgaatgaatacgTTTTCCATCTATGTATGGCTTGTTAGTATTGGGcaatatttggcagagatacaaatatttcaatatctggaatctgaggcttcaaaaaaattttaatactgagaaaattgCCAATAAAATTGTCCAAATTTAGTTCTTAGCCGTGTAAATTACACATAAAAAATaggttttaatatatttagagTAGGAAATTTACAATATGTTCTTGGaatggcgacatggtggctcagtggtaagcactgtcacctcacagcaagaaggttgctggttcgagtcctggctaggtcagttggcatttctgtgtggggtttgcatgttctccccatgttgccgtgggttaactctaggtgctctggtttcccccacagtccaaaggcatgcggtataggtgaattgaataaactaagttggccgtagtgtttgttgccacagtggaatgaaccgccagcttatccagcatatgttttacacagtggatgcctttccaggtgcaacccagtactaggaaacatccatacacactcattcacacatatacccaaggggcaatttagtttattcaattcacctataccgcatgtctttggactgtgggggaaatcagagcaccgggaggaaacccatgccaacatgatgagaacatgcaaactccacacagaaatgccaactgacctagcctggactcgaaccagcgaccttctt encodes:
- the LOC130244967 gene encoding cytochrome P450 26B1, translating into MFGHDFCLVSALLAVAGAVLPTVLLLAVSRLLWEFRWSITRDRTCKLPLPQGSMGWPLVGETFHWLFQGSSFHISRREKHGNVFKTHLLGKPLIRVTGAENIRKILLGEHTVVCTQWPQSTRIILGPNTLVNSVGDLHKRKRKILAKTFSRGALEAYLTRLQDVVKSEIAKWCTEAGSVEVYTAAKSLTFRIAVRVLLGLHLEEQQITYLSKTFEQLMNNLFSLPIDTPVSGLRKGIRAREILHSAMEKIIEEKLKKQQASDYCDAFDYMLSSARENDYELTMQELKETAVELIFAAHSTTASASTSLILQLLRHPDVSERARAELESEGLITDGHGHCRSRCNGNAISEEGEAAEKSTGDWRSAINKAACFEAGDKEEGRRSRTHVPYLSLEKLSQLSYLDCVVKEVLRFLPPVSGGYRTVLQTFELNGYQIPKGWSVMYSIRDTHETAEAYQNPELFDPDRFCVDRDESKSERFSYVPFGGGVRRCIGRELALIVLKTLAVELLATADCTLATQTYPRMQTVPIVHPVNGLHVFFNFRTQGIERNRRESTHI